A window of Mycolicibacterium fluoranthenivorans contains these coding sequences:
- a CDS encoding phosphatase PAP2 family protein: MAGDLTREETALVVVQAALAGRPGVPGTARALSHFGEHSAGWVGVAALGAVLQPQRRRAWLTVGVGAFVAHAAAVVIKRVVKRERPHHPAIAVNVATPSRLSFPSAHATSTTAAAILIGRATGSRLPWLLIPPMALSRLVLGVHYPTDVLTGAVVGAVTAKTVGAISDNWGEGVVQ; the protein is encoded by the coding sequence GTGGCAGGCGATCTGACGCGCGAGGAGACCGCGCTGGTGGTGGTCCAGGCCGCACTGGCCGGGCGGCCGGGGGTGCCCGGCACCGCGCGCGCCCTCTCGCATTTCGGTGAGCACAGCGCGGGCTGGGTGGGCGTCGCCGCGCTGGGTGCGGTACTGCAACCGCAACGCAGGCGGGCCTGGCTGACCGTCGGCGTCGGCGCCTTCGTCGCCCATGCGGCCGCAGTGGTGATCAAGCGTGTGGTGAAGCGCGAACGTCCGCATCACCCCGCGATCGCCGTGAACGTCGCCACGCCGAGCAGGCTGAGCTTCCCGTCGGCGCATGCCACCTCGACCACCGCGGCCGCCATCCTGATCGGCCGGGCGACCGGTTCGCGGCTGCCCTGGCTGCTGATCCCGCCGATGGCGTTGTCGCGCTTGGTTCTCGGGGTGCACTACCCGACGGACGTTCTCACCGGAGCGGTGGTCGGTGCGGTGACCGCGAAGACGGTCGGGGCGATCTCAGACAACTGGGGCGAAGGAGTCGTGCAGTGA
- a CDS encoding glycosyltransferase gives MSDIPSGALDGAESRAVSLLSRVILPRPGEPLDVRKLYIEESTTNARRAHAPTRTTLEIGAESEVSFATYFNAFPASYWRRWSRLESVVLRVEITGSARVDLYRSKATGARITVGGTEISDSGGLTPAVAEFEIELDPFEDGGWIWFDITTDTAVTVRSAGWYAPLPAPGKADIALGIPTFNRPSDCVNALAALTSDPLVDQVISAVIVTDQGTKKAVDHPGFAAAAAPLGDRLSIFNQPNLGGSGGYSRVMYEALHHTDCEQILFMDDDIRIEPDSILRALALSRFAKVPTLVGGQMLNLQEPSHLHVMGEMVDAANFMWTGAVNTEYDHNFAKYPLNDEEQYRSRLLHRRIDVDYNGWWMCMIPRSVAEELGQPLPLFIKWDDADYGLRAGEHGYPTVTLPGAAIWHMAWSDKDDAIDWQAYFHLRNRLVVAALHWDGDIKGLLASHLKATFKHLLCLEYSTVAIQNKAMDDFLAGPDHIFSILESALPDVRAMRTQFPDAVVLPSATTLPTPSDKKWRKKVAIPTSPLSISWRLARGVVHQLKAHDPAHHVRPQVNVATQDARWFSLCNVDGVTVTTADGRGVVYRQRDREKMFELLRESVKRQALLARKFNRMRKVYRAALPELTSTQRWESALLDSAPDPAPSLEKA, from the coding sequence ATGAGCGACATCCCCTCCGGTGCACTCGACGGCGCCGAGTCGCGGGCGGTCAGCCTGCTCTCGCGGGTGATCCTGCCGCGGCCCGGTGAACCTCTCGATGTGCGCAAGCTCTACATCGAGGAGTCGACCACCAACGCGCGCCGGGCACACGCCCCGACCCGCACCACGCTGGAGATCGGCGCCGAATCGGAGGTGTCGTTCGCCACCTACTTCAACGCCTTCCCGGCCAGCTACTGGCGGCGCTGGTCGAGGCTGGAGTCGGTGGTGCTGCGGGTCGAGATCACCGGCAGCGCTCGCGTCGACCTGTACCGGTCCAAGGCGACCGGTGCGCGAATCACGGTGGGCGGCACGGAGATATCCGACAGTGGTGGTCTGACCCCGGCGGTGGCCGAATTCGAGATCGAACTGGATCCGTTCGAGGACGGCGGCTGGATCTGGTTCGACATCACCACCGACACCGCGGTGACGGTGCGCAGTGCGGGTTGGTACGCCCCGCTGCCGGCACCCGGGAAAGCCGATATCGCCCTGGGGATCCCGACCTTCAACCGGCCGTCGGACTGTGTCAACGCCTTGGCGGCGCTGACCTCGGATCCGTTGGTGGATCAGGTGATCAGCGCGGTCATCGTCACCGACCAGGGCACCAAGAAGGCGGTGGACCATCCCGGATTCGCCGCGGCCGCTGCGCCGCTGGGGGACCGGCTCTCGATCTTCAACCAGCCCAACCTGGGCGGGTCCGGTGGCTACAGCCGGGTGATGTACGAGGCGCTGCACCACACCGACTGCGAACAGATCCTGTTCATGGACGACGACATCCGGATCGAACCGGACTCGATCCTGCGGGCGCTGGCGCTGAGCCGGTTCGCCAAGGTGCCCACCCTGGTCGGCGGGCAGATGCTCAACTTGCAGGAGCCCTCGCACCTGCACGTGATGGGCGAGATGGTGGACGCGGCGAATTTCATGTGGACCGGCGCGGTCAACACCGAATACGACCACAACTTCGCCAAGTACCCGCTCAACGACGAAGAGCAGTACCGCAGCCGGCTGCTGCACCGCCGTATCGATGTCGACTACAACGGCTGGTGGATGTGCATGATCCCGCGGTCGGTGGCCGAGGAGCTCGGCCAGCCGCTGCCGCTGTTCATCAAGTGGGACGACGCCGACTACGGCCTGCGCGCCGGTGAGCACGGCTACCCGACCGTCACGCTGCCGGGTGCGGCCATCTGGCACATGGCCTGGAGCGACAAGGACGACGCCATCGACTGGCAGGCCTACTTCCACCTGCGCAACCGGCTGGTGGTGGCGGCGCTGCACTGGGACGGCGATATCAAGGGCCTGCTCGCCAGCCATCTCAAGGCGACATTCAAGCACCTTCTCTGCCTTGAATATTCGACCGTAGCCATCCAGAACAAGGCCATGGACGACTTCCTGGCCGGGCCCGACCACATCTTCTCCATCCTGGAGTCCGCGCTGCCCGACGTGCGGGCGATGCGCACCCAATTCCCGGATGCGGTGGTGTTGCCCAGTGCCACCACGCTGCCCACCCCGTCGGACAAGAAGTGGCGCAAGAAGGTGGCGATCCCCACCAGCCCGCTGTCGATCTCGTGGCGGCTGGCCCGCGGGGTGGTGCACCAGCTCAAGGCGCACGACCCGGCGCATCACGTCCGTCCGCAGGTCAACGTCGCCACCCAGGATGCCCGCTGGTTCTCGCTGTGCAATGTCGACGGTGTCACGGTCACCACCGCCGACGGCCGCGGTGTGGTGTACCGGCAGCGGGACCGCGAGAAGATGTTCGAGCTGCTGCGCGAGTCGGTGAAGCGCCAGGCGCTGCTGGCCCGCAAGTTCAACCGGATGCGCAAGGTGTACCGCGCCGCGCTGCCGGAACTGACCAGCACCCAGCGGTGGGAGAGCGCGCTGCTGGACTCCGCACCGGATCCCGCTCCGTCCTTGGAAAAGGCCTGA
- the glf gene encoding UDP-galactopyranose mutase, whose amino-acid sequence MTDQSARVDARPSTGRYDLLVVGSGFFGLTIAERAATQLDKRVLVVERRSHLGGNAYSEPEPETGIEIHKYGAHLFHTSNKRVWDYVRQFTEFTGYQHRVFALHKGQAYQFPLGLGLVSQFFGRYFSPDEARALIAEQAAEIKTEDAQNLEEKAISLIGRPLYEAFVKGYTAKQWQTDPAELPAAVINRLPMRYTFDNRYFNDTYEGLPADGYTAWLKNMAADDRIEVRLDTDWFDVREELRAASPQAPVVYTGPLDRYFDYADGRLGWRTLDFETEVLPTGDFQGTPVMNYNDLDVPFTRIHEFRHFHPERDYPTDKTVVMREYSRFAENDDEPYYPINTEADRTLLAGYRDRARAETANAAVLFGGRLGTYQYLDMHMAIASALNMYDNTLAPHLRDGAPLPASDESSTA is encoded by the coding sequence ATGACCGATCAATCTGCCCGGGTCGATGCACGCCCTTCCACCGGTCGTTACGACCTCCTCGTTGTGGGTTCGGGCTTCTTCGGCCTCACCATCGCCGAACGCGCCGCGACACAACTGGACAAACGGGTCCTGGTGGTCGAACGACGGTCCCATCTCGGCGGCAACGCGTACTCGGAGCCCGAACCGGAGACCGGTATCGAGATCCACAAGTACGGTGCCCACCTCTTCCACACCAGCAACAAGAGGGTGTGGGACTACGTACGACAGTTCACCGAATTCACGGGTTACCAGCATCGCGTGTTCGCGCTGCACAAGGGCCAGGCCTACCAGTTCCCGTTGGGGCTGGGGCTGGTGTCGCAGTTCTTCGGCCGGTACTTCTCCCCGGACGAGGCCCGCGCCCTGATCGCCGAGCAGGCCGCCGAGATCAAGACCGAGGACGCGCAGAACCTCGAAGAGAAGGCGATCTCGTTGATCGGCCGACCGCTCTACGAGGCATTCGTCAAGGGCTATACCGCCAAGCAGTGGCAGACCGATCCCGCCGAGCTGCCCGCCGCGGTGATCAACCGGTTGCCCATGCGCTACACCTTCGACAACCGCTACTTCAACGACACCTACGAGGGCCTGCCCGCCGACGGTTACACGGCCTGGCTGAAGAACATGGCCGCCGACGACCGGATCGAGGTGCGGCTGGACACCGACTGGTTCGACGTCCGTGAAGAACTCCGGGCCGCGTCCCCGCAGGCGCCGGTGGTGTACACCGGCCCCCTGGACCGCTACTTCGACTATGCCGACGGCCGGCTCGGCTGGCGCACGCTCGATTTCGAGACCGAGGTGCTGCCGACCGGAGATTTCCAGGGCACGCCCGTCATGAACTACAACGACCTCGACGTGCCGTTCACCCGCATCCATGAGTTCCGGCACTTCCATCCCGAGCGCGACTACCCGACCGACAAGACGGTCGTCATGCGGGAGTACTCCCGCTTCGCCGAGAACGACGACGAACCGTACTACCCGATCAACACCGAAGCCGACCGGACGTTGTTGGCCGGCTATCGCGACCGGGCCCGGGCCGAAACCGCGAACGCCGCGGTGCTCTTCGGTGGTCGCCTGGGTACCTATCAGTACCTCGACATGCACATGGCCATCGCCAGTGCGCTGAACATGTACGACAACACCCTGGCTCCGCACCTGCGCGACGGCGCGCCGCTGCCGGCCTCAGACGAAAGCAGTACAGCATGA
- a CDS encoding N-acetylmuramoyl-L-alanine amidase: MSRRRPAPSLLLSAVVGTVVILPWAVNGVPENPGPPPVVISQQPLGGLGNGDPAGETIREVHQDTPFSMVAITADDLDDTTARVRARQPDGSWGPWYDAEALDGVGPQDKTTHGTEPVFVGRTTTVQIAVRRQPAAPPATHAGLGYIPVNIEKPLPQNVNAVLISPPKAPIDVQFNPPAAAATIPGQPPNIISRAQWGADESMKCGAPIYDQGVRAGVVHHTAGSNDYLPEDSAAIVRSIYEYHARTLGWCDIAYNALVDKYGQVFEGRAGGMDRPVQGAHTGGFNTDTWGVAMLGDFDVVPPTPIQLRTVGRLLGWRLGLDHVDPLGTVTLTSAGGDFTKFAAGAVENLPTIFTHRDVGNTDCPGNAAYALMPVLRDIAARFNRPAGPADLIDTLRGGAIFAKWQAMGADKGPLGMPTSPEAAGNGDARYVTFDRGAMYWSPVSGAQPVTGAIYDAWGALGFERGALGLPTSGEINEPQWIVQNFQHGTLNFDRETGAVTRVTDGVPLKLPTPNHSPIQMERFTPIDPR; the protein is encoded by the coding sequence GTGTCGCGTCGTCGTCCTGCACCTTCGCTGCTGTTATCGGCAGTCGTGGGCACGGTGGTCATCCTGCCGTGGGCGGTCAACGGCGTCCCCGAGAATCCGGGTCCACCCCCCGTCGTCATCAGCCAGCAGCCACTGGGCGGGCTGGGCAATGGCGACCCGGCCGGTGAGACCATCCGGGAGGTACACCAGGACACCCCGTTCTCCATGGTCGCCATCACCGCCGACGACCTGGACGACACCACCGCGCGCGTGCGGGCCAGACAACCGGACGGCTCTTGGGGTCCCTGGTACGACGCCGAGGCCCTGGACGGCGTCGGGCCGCAGGACAAGACGACCCACGGCACCGAGCCGGTGTTCGTCGGCCGCACCACCACCGTGCAGATCGCGGTGCGCCGGCAGCCGGCCGCCCCGCCCGCCACTCACGCCGGCCTCGGCTACATCCCGGTCAATATCGAGAAACCGCTGCCCCAGAACGTCAACGCGGTCCTGATCAGCCCGCCCAAGGCGCCCATCGACGTGCAGTTCAACCCGCCGGCCGCGGCCGCGACCATCCCCGGCCAGCCGCCGAACATCATCAGCCGCGCGCAGTGGGGTGCCGACGAATCGATGAAGTGCGGCGCCCCCATCTACGACCAGGGCGTGCGCGCCGGCGTCGTGCATCACACCGCCGGCAGCAACGACTATCTGCCCGAGGATTCCGCGGCCATCGTCCGGTCCATCTACGAGTACCACGCCCGCACGCTGGGCTGGTGCGATATCGCCTACAACGCGTTGGTCGACAAGTACGGGCAGGTGTTCGAGGGCCGCGCAGGCGGAATGGACCGGCCCGTCCAGGGCGCACACACCGGCGGCTTCAACACCGACACCTGGGGGGTGGCGATGCTCGGCGACTTCGACGTCGTCCCGCCCACCCCGATTCAGTTGCGGACCGTGGGCCGCCTGCTGGGCTGGCGGCTCGGGCTCGATCACGTCGACCCGCTCGGCACCGTGACGTTGACCTCGGCCGGCGGCGACTTCACCAAGTTCGCGGCGGGCGCCGTGGAGAACCTGCCCACGATCTTCACGCATCGCGATGTCGGTAACACCGACTGCCCGGGTAACGCCGCGTACGCCCTGATGCCCGTGCTGCGCGATATCGCCGCGCGGTTCAACCGGCCCGCCGGACCCGCCGACCTGATCGACACCCTGCGCGGCGGGGCGATCTTCGCCAAATGGCAGGCGATGGGCGCGGACAAGGGGCCGCTCGGCATGCCCACCTCACCGGAAGCCGCCGGCAACGGTGACGCCCGCTATGTGACCTTCGACCGGGGAGCCATGTACTGGTCACCGGTCAGCGGCGCCCAGCCGGTGACCGGGGCCATCTACGACGCCTGGGGCGCACTGGGTTTCGAGCGCGGCGCGCTCGGACTGCCCACCAGCGGGGAGATCAACGAACCACAGTGGATCGTGCAGAACTTCCAGCACGGGACGTTGAACTTCGACCGTGAGACCGGTGCCGTCACCCGGGTCACCGACGGCGTTCCGCTGAAGCTGCCCACACCGAACCACTCACCGATTCAGATGGAGCGGTTCACTCCGATCGACCCGCGCTGA
- a CDS encoding HAD family hydrolase — translation MLPTLIATDVDGTLLDGDEHVTARTRAAVRAAVDAGTHFVLATGRPPRWVPPVVEELGFAPMAVCANGAVIYDSATDRIVSARTLSAELLTTLADIATRVIPGAGLAVERVGRSAHDAATPQFVSSPGYEHAWLNPDNTEVSLEDLLSAPAVKLLIRKAGARSADMAAALAPHIGIEGDLTYSTNNGLIEVMPIGISKASGIEEVARPLGIAAEDAVTFGDMPNDVPMLRWAGLGVAMGNAHPDALAAANEVTTTNADDGVARVLERWWM, via the coding sequence ATGCTGCCTACCCTGATCGCCACGGATGTCGACGGCACGCTGCTCGACGGAGACGAACACGTCACCGCCCGGACGCGGGCCGCGGTACGCGCCGCGGTCGACGCCGGAACCCATTTCGTGCTGGCCACCGGCCGTCCACCGCGGTGGGTGCCCCCGGTCGTGGAGGAACTGGGCTTCGCGCCGATGGCCGTCTGCGCCAACGGTGCGGTGATCTACGACTCCGCCACCGACCGGATCGTGTCGGCGCGCACCCTGTCCGCGGAACTGCTCACGACACTGGCCGATATCGCCACCCGGGTCATTCCGGGTGCCGGGCTGGCCGTGGAGCGGGTGGGGCGCAGCGCGCATGACGCGGCGACCCCGCAGTTCGTCAGCTCCCCCGGATACGAGCATGCGTGGCTGAATCCGGACAACACGGAGGTGTCCCTCGAGGACCTGCTCAGCGCACCCGCGGTGAAGCTGCTGATTCGCAAGGCCGGGGCGCGCAGTGCGGATATGGCCGCGGCGCTGGCCCCGCACATCGGGATCGAGGGCGATCTGACCTACTCCACCAACAACGGCCTGATCGAGGTGATGCCGATAGGCATCAGCAAGGCCTCGGGTATCGAAGAGGTGGCCCGGCCCCTGGGGATCGCCGCCGAGGACGCGGTGACCTTCGGCGATATGCCCAACGATGTGCCGATGCTGCGCTGGGCGGGGCTCGGTGTGGCCATGGGCAACGCGCATCCGGATGCGCTGGCCGCCGCCAACGAGGTCACCACCACGAATGCCGATGACGGGGTGGCGCGGGTGCTCGAACGCTGGTGGATGTAG
- a CDS encoding lysophospholipid acyltransferase family protein — protein MEPVFRSLEIAGKTAMRVTGTRLDFQGLEHLPGTGGAVVAINHTSYVDFLPAALAATARRRRMRFMIKAEMQNVRGVNFLIKHAGTIPVDRSAGGEAYPVAVARLRAGELVGVYPEATISRSFELKDFKTGAARMALDAQVPIVPLVVWGVHRMWTKDHPKALGRNKIPVTVALGPALPAEGGVDRLMAELRQAMGALLYKVQDAYPQPAGAYWVPRRLGGGAPTPEEAKRLDEAELAERGRKQLGNH, from the coding sequence ATGGAGCCGGTCTTTCGTTCCCTCGAAATCGCCGGGAAGACGGCGATGCGCGTCACCGGGACCCGGCTGGACTTCCAGGGGCTTGAGCACCTTCCCGGCACGGGTGGCGCGGTCGTCGCGATCAACCACACCAGCTATGTCGATTTCCTGCCGGCAGCCCTGGCCGCGACGGCCCGCAGGCGGCGGATGCGGTTCATGATCAAGGCCGAGATGCAGAACGTGCGGGGCGTCAACTTCCTGATCAAGCACGCGGGCACCATCCCGGTGGACCGCAGTGCCGGCGGTGAGGCTTACCCGGTGGCCGTCGCGCGGCTGCGCGCCGGTGAGCTCGTCGGGGTGTATCCCGAGGCCACCATCAGCCGTAGCTTCGAGCTGAAGGACTTCAAGACCGGGGCGGCGCGGATGGCCCTCGATGCCCAGGTGCCGATCGTCCCGCTGGTCGTGTGGGGCGTGCATCGGATGTGGACGAAGGATCATCCGAAGGCATTGGGTCGCAACAAGATCCCGGTGACGGTGGCGCTCGGCCCGGCGCTGCCCGCCGAGGGTGGCGTGGACCGGCTGATGGCCGAGCTGCGCCAGGCGATGGGAGCACTGCTCTACAAGGTGCAGGACGCCTATCCGCAGCCCGCCGGGGCATACTGGGTGCCCCGTCGCCTCGGCGGCGGGGCGCCGACACCTGAGGAGGCCAAGCGCCTCGACGAGGCCGAGCTCGCCGAGCGCGGCCGTAAACAGCTGGGGAACCACTGA
- a CDS encoding lysophospholipid acyltransferase family protein: MEPVYGTVIQAARLIWRLQGLKFTVTGVEHLPVTGGAVIAINHTSYFDFTFAGLPAYLQHRGRKVRFMAKKEVFDSKVSGPIMRSLRHIEVDRDSGADSFTAACQALKAGELVGVYPEATISRSFEIKDFKSGAARMAIAADVPIIPHIVWGAQRIWTKGHPKKMWRPKVPITVAVGEPIYPTLPAAELTALLHSRMQHLLERVQDSYGEHPAGEFWVPHRLGGGAPTLAEANRMDAEEAAEKAARRAQRAGEAPE; this comes from the coding sequence GTGGAGCCGGTATACGGAACTGTCATCCAAGCCGCCCGCCTCATCTGGCGGTTGCAGGGCCTGAAGTTCACCGTGACCGGGGTCGAACACCTCCCGGTGACCGGCGGCGCGGTCATCGCGATCAACCACACCAGCTATTTCGATTTCACCTTCGCCGGGTTGCCCGCCTACCTGCAGCACCGCGGCCGCAAGGTCCGGTTCATGGCCAAGAAGGAAGTCTTCGACTCCAAGGTCAGCGGCCCGATCATGCGCAGCCTGCGCCATATCGAGGTGGACCGGGACAGCGGTGCCGACTCGTTCACCGCCGCCTGCCAGGCCCTCAAGGCCGGCGAACTGGTCGGGGTGTATCCCGAGGCCACCATCAGCCGCAGTTTCGAGATCAAGGACTTCAAGTCGGGCGCCGCCCGGATGGCCATCGCGGCGGACGTGCCGATCATCCCGCATATCGTCTGGGGTGCTCAGCGCATCTGGACCAAGGGGCACCCGAAGAAGATGTGGCGGCCCAAGGTGCCCATCACCGTGGCTGTCGGTGAACCCATCTACCCGACATTGCCGGCCGCCGAGCTGACCGCTCTGCTGCACTCCCGGATGCAGCATCTGCTGGAGCGGGTGCAGGACTCCTACGGAGAGCATCCGGCCGGAGAGTTCTGGGTGCCGCACCGTCTCGGTGGCGGCGCGCCGACGCTGGCCGAGGCCAACCGGATGGATGCCGAAGAGGCAGCGGAGAAGGCGGCCCGACGGGCCCAGCGCGCCGGCGAGGCGCCGGAGTAG
- a CDS encoding MBL fold metallo-hydrolase: MQVTNVGHAGFRLDTAAGSILCDPWVNPAYFASWFPFPDNSALDWDALGDCDYLYVSHLHKDHFDPVNLRDHVNKDAVVLLPDFPVPDLRRELEALGFHTFVETTDSVKHTVTGPKGDLDVMIIALRAPADGPIGDSGLVVSDGVTTVFNMNDARPVELDVLAQFGHIDVHMLQYSGAIWYPMVYDMPARAKEAFGIQKRQRQMDRCRQYIAQVGATWVVPSAGPPCFLDPELRDLNDDHGDPANIFPDQIVFLDQMRSHGHDGGLLMIPGSVADFTGSQLDSLTHPVDDPESIFTTGKAAYIEDYAQRMAPVLAAEKAGWAPAEGESLLEPLRALFEPIMIQSDQICDGIGYPVELRLGPETIVLDFPKRAVREPVPDEKFRYGFEIPAQLVRTVVRDHEPDWVNTIFLSTRFKAWRVGGYNEYLYTFFKCLTDERIAYADGWFAEAHDDSASTTLDGWEIQRRCPHLKADLSKFGVVEGSTLTCNLHGWQWNLENGRCLTAKGHQLRSARRS; the protein is encoded by the coding sequence GTGCAGGTCACAAACGTGGGGCACGCGGGCTTCCGGCTTGACACGGCAGCAGGCAGCATCTTGTGCGACCCCTGGGTCAATCCGGCGTACTTCGCCTCCTGGTTCCCGTTCCCCGACAACAGCGCCCTGGACTGGGACGCGCTCGGGGACTGCGACTACCTCTACGTCAGCCACCTGCACAAAGACCATTTCGACCCGGTCAACCTGCGCGACCACGTCAACAAGGACGCGGTGGTGCTGTTGCCCGACTTCCCGGTGCCGGATCTGCGCCGCGAACTGGAGGCCCTCGGTTTCCACACCTTCGTCGAGACCACCGATTCGGTGAAGCACACCGTGACCGGCCCCAAGGGTGACCTGGACGTGATGATCATCGCGCTGCGGGCCCCCGCCGACGGCCCGATCGGGGACTCGGGCCTGGTGGTGTCGGACGGCGTCACGACGGTTTTCAACATGAACGACGCCCGGCCGGTGGAGTTGGACGTCCTGGCCCAGTTCGGTCATATCGACGTGCACATGCTGCAGTACTCCGGCGCCATCTGGTACCCGATGGTCTACGACATGCCGGCCCGGGCCAAGGAGGCGTTCGGCATCCAGAAGCGGCAGCGCCAGATGGACCGTTGCCGCCAGTACATCGCCCAGGTCGGGGCGACCTGGGTGGTGCCCTCGGCAGGGCCACCCTGTTTCCTGGATCCGGAATTGCGGGATCTCAACGACGATCACGGCGACCCGGCCAACATCTTCCCGGATCAGATCGTGTTCCTGGACCAGATGCGCAGCCACGGACACGACGGCGGACTGCTGATGATCCCCGGTTCCGTAGCGGATTTCACCGGCTCCCAACTGGATTCGCTGACGCATCCGGTGGACGATCCGGAGAGCATCTTCACCACCGGTAAGGCCGCCTATATCGAGGACTACGCGCAACGGATGGCGCCCGTGCTGGCCGCCGAGAAGGCGGGGTGGGCACCGGCCGAGGGCGAGTCGCTGCTGGAGCCGCTGCGTGCGCTGTTCGAACCGATCATGATCCAGTCCGATCAGATCTGCGACGGTATCGGATACCCCGTCGAACTGCGCCTGGGGCCGGAGACCATCGTTCTCGACTTCCCCAAACGCGCTGTGCGCGAGCCTGTTCCGGACGAGAAGTTCCGCTACGGTTTCGAGATACCGGCCCAGTTGGTGCGTACCGTGGTCCGCGATCACGAACCCGACTGGGTGAACACCATCTTCCTGTCCACCCGGTTCAAAGCCTGGCGGGTCGGCGGATACAACGAGTACCTCTACACGTTCTTCAAGTGCCTCACCGATGAGCGGATCGCCTATGCAGACGGCTGGTTCGCCGAAGCCCACGACGACAGCGCCTCGACCACGCTGGACGGCTGGGAGATCCAGCGCCGGTGTCCGCACCTCAAGGCCGACCTGTCGAAATTCGGCGTGGTGGAAGGCTCCACGCTGACCTGCAACCTGCACGGCTGGCAGTGGAACCTGGAGAACGGCCGCTGCCTGACGGCCAAGGGCCACCAGCTCAGGAGTGCGAGACGGTCATGA
- a CDS encoding DUF5718 family protein encodes MIELDDAELRNWFGFGVAGNFAGHLEQAGEAADFVNVKSEGPAPKGIFPWYAPGYDGFLGEFPLSHDTIVLPASETPLNLQIEPEVGLACEVRWQGDTVTSLVPFALGAFNDCSIRRPNAPKISHKKNWGPASKGVAREFFDISDLTPDGPTATLRLVCYLNTADGQEHEYGVDSPLLGYSYYGEVLLDWITERLANQKGSPDTPLEDVGALMVASGHPDRVLIGIGATRYTALGESTFLKPGDEAVVRVYDTTSDEFSELRQKVSGSS; translated from the coding sequence ATGATCGAACTCGACGACGCGGAGCTGCGGAACTGGTTCGGCTTCGGAGTGGCGGGCAATTTCGCCGGACACCTCGAACAAGCCGGGGAGGCAGCGGATTTCGTCAACGTCAAGTCCGAGGGCCCAGCCCCCAAGGGCATCTTTCCCTGGTACGCACCGGGATACGACGGCTTCCTGGGCGAGTTCCCGCTGTCGCACGACACGATCGTGTTGCCGGCCAGTGAGACCCCGCTGAACCTCCAGATCGAACCCGAGGTCGGACTGGCGTGTGAGGTGCGCTGGCAGGGTGACACCGTCACCTCGCTCGTGCCGTTCGCGCTCGGCGCGTTCAACGACTGCTCGATCCGGCGGCCCAACGCGCCGAAGATCAGCCACAAGAAGAACTGGGGCCCGGCGTCCAAAGGCGTGGCGCGCGAGTTCTTCGATATCAGCGACCTCACCCCGGACGGCCCGACCGCGACGTTGCGGTTGGTGTGCTACCTCAATACCGCCGACGGACAAGAACATGAGTACGGGGTGGACAGCCCGCTGCTGGGCTATTCCTACTACGGCGAAGTGCTGCTGGACTGGATCACCGAACGGCTGGCCAACCAGAAGGGTTCGCCGGACACCCCACTGGAGGACGTCGGCGCCCTGATGGTCGCGTCGGGTCACCCCGACCGGGTGCTCATCGGGATCGGTGCGACGCGCTACACCGCGCTGGGTGAGTCGACCTTCCTCAAGCCCGGCGACGAGGCGGTGGTCCGGGTGTATGACACCACTTCGGATGAGTTCTCCGAACTGCGGCAAAAGGTTTCGGGCAGCAGCTAG